In the Malaclemys terrapin pileata isolate rMalTer1 chromosome 3, rMalTer1.hap1, whole genome shotgun sequence genome, TGGGCGCAGAGCTTGCCGATGTGGCAGacttggggatttctgagcagGGAAACTACCTACTGCTGCTTGTTTCTACCATGTTCAGGGGAACAGGACTTGGGGCACATTGTCTGTAAATGGCACCAGGAATGTGTCTGACTCCTAGCATTGATGTCCCGCCTAATGGAAGCAACCCTGCAAGGGCCCGAACACCGGCTAACGGTCTGGGCCAAAGGGACAACAGTATTTCAGGGCAGTAGGCACCTGCTTAACtcagcagcagtgagctctgcCATCTTGTTCGTGGTGCTGTCAGGGAGGTGAAGCGAGCAGCCTCTGCTCAGGGTGACTAGAAGAGGATGCTTGTTGCTAGGGAGAGTGaaattcttctttttctttccctgctccacGTCAGCCCCGCTGCTCCAGCAAGGGCAGTGGCAGGAGCAGACTGCGGAGGGAGAGGTTACCAGCCCAGCGGAACGGGGCTGGTTCAGACTAGGCAGGACTTTCCGTTAGCTGCTCTCCCTGAGTGACGCAGGGCTTGTGATCCTCACGCGCCTGGCTGAGACAGGTCCAGTTTGTGAACCTGCCTGACGCAGAAACGCTTTGGGGAGGGAGCTGACGTGTACGGCTCTAACCAGCCCCACTGCATTTGACCCCACGAATACAGACCTCAAACCACCTCCtcctactgcctgagctaaagcaTTAAGTGTCCAGACCAGCAGCAGTAGCAGACTCCTTCACTTTCTCCGGGGCTCGGCCAGCAGGAGGAGCCAGAGCGCCCATCCCCTAGCTTGGGTGATGTGGTCAAAGGAGAGCTCATTTTCCAAAGGATACAGTAGCCCTGCAAAGGAACCTGGCCGTCGGCAGGTGGATCAGGGAGATGCTGAGCCCTGCAGGCCCCCGTTAGCTCTGTTTCCAAAGCAAACCTGTTCTGTGTTCTCCCGTTCTCTCCCTCCCGTTCTGCTTTTTTAGTGCCCGGATGAAGCTATTGCAGCAACTTCTTTCTTTACAGCTTTGTTTTTTCTCCGTTCCTTCTTCCCTGCAGCGATAATGTCCCTGTGACTCAGAACTCCCTCCCCAAGAGGGACTGGGGCACATTGGCGTATTAATCAAATACGAAACCTGAGGGCGAGGCTCCGGCACGCCTCTCAGGGTAACCATTCTTGGGATTGCAGTACAGGGCTTCCAGCAGGTGAACATACATCCCTGGCCTCGGGGCAGGGCACCAAACAAAGGAATGCTTTATACTGCAGGTGGTTCTGCCACATACTTGTCATTACTGGTCACAGGTGGGGCTAAGTAGCACTGGCTATAAAAGCCCAGGGCTCCACTTTTAGCCACAGTGAGCTGAAGAATGCAGTCCGTGCTGGTCCAGCAACCTTGTCCTACCTGCTGGGCTCAGggccaggcccagggctgggggaggagagagggggaggacgACGTGGCAGCAGCCAGCTGCCATTTAGTCATTCCCAGCTCACTGACCCCTGACTCAATAACCTCGCCTaggcctcccattggctctttggCTGGAAGGGGGAGTTGGTGCTTTACAAGTTGACATGCAGCAGCCCTGGACTCAGGGGCTGCGCCCATCTCGGCCATGGCTGCTCAGGCCTGCTGCTCGTGCAAACATCCAGGCTAGAGCTGAAAGGGCCACACGACTCGTGTTCCTGCGGCCGGGGGGCTGCTCCGaggagcaggggctgagccactGGCCCCACACAGGCACAGGCCTTGGGTCTGTACTAAAACAGCCAGATGGAAATGCGCGGGCTGGCTCCCTCAGCCCCATTGTTAGTGGGGCCTGAGCGGCCACTCTATGGGGGGTGGCTCCGTGAGGCTGAGACACCGAAGACATGAGTCAGGCCCATTCCTGCGTATATACAGAACTGGCCGCCAAGGCCTGTTCCCCTGAACATGGAAGAGCAGGGTCCTTGCGCAGCAGTCCCAGGTCTGCCGCTCGGGCCAGCACCATGCCCAGGATACCCTGGTGCTCTCCGCTTGCGCACAGGGTCACACTCACCATGCCTGCCTAGCCGCTGCTTGCAACCAGAGACACCCCTGTTACTCGACCGGGGTTAGCCCTGGCCTGACACAGCTCGCTGCCTTGGACGGTGGCCACCTGCTTTTATAACGGGGCTTGGTTGCGCCTGCGCTCGAGCAagcgggtggcgggggggggggggtgttgatgCAGCCACTGGTTTCAACGAGGGCTGTGAGCCAgtacgggttggatcacagaaacccccttgggagctgccacccgatgtgcaaagactacccctgctcctgttttccctgccagctcaggactccagcaccctgtcttgctgagccagacactcctgtttggctccagacacagatccagggtctgaatcacttgtcccaaagctgcaagtttacctgaaaacagctcacagtagagtgcttgtctttagcactcagatgcccaactcccagtggggtctaaacccagataaatccgttttaccctgcataaagcttatgcagggcaaactcattaattgttcaccctctataacactgatagagagatatgcacagttgtttgctcccccaggtattaatacatactctgagtaaattactaaatagaaagtgattttattaaatacagacagtaggatttaagtggttcaaagtagtaacagacagaacaaagtaagtcacaagcaaaataaaataaaatgcgcaaatctatgcctaatcaaactaaatacagataatctcaccctcagagatgcttcaataagttttttctcagactggacaccttccaggcctgggcacaattctttcccctggtacagctcttgttgcagctcaggtggtagctaggggattcttcatgatggcttctctctctctctgttctcttcccccctttatatatcttttgcataaggcgggaactctttgtctctctgggtttccaccccgacctcactggaaaagcaccaggttaaagatggattccagttcaggtgacatgatcacatgtcactgcaagacttcattactcacttgccagcacacacatatacaggaagactcacaggtaaatacagccatctgcagacaatgggagtcatcaagattccaaaccatcattaatggtccactctttacacaattacaataggccctcagagttacattttatatttctagttttagatacaagagtggtacatttatacaaatcagatgatcatactcagtagattataagctttgtaatgataccttacaagagaccttttgcatgaggcatatcccagttacttacattcacttattaccgtattttctctaaaacgatctcagttacattatattgacttattatcaagtttttataaaaccatatagactgcacaacgtcacagcagCCACTGGTTTCAACGAGGGCTGTGAGCCAGTAACAGCGTTCAGCACGACGTGCCCTAAGCGCCGAGGGAGCCTTGCACAGACGCAGGTGACGActctctctctgccctgaggTGCTCACCAGCCGAGCGCCTGACCCTACAGGCTGTGCCGGATGCAGGATCTCTGTAGCTGAGCCACACCCCATTGCCGGCAGCCAGGTGGGTCCAGGTGTCTGCCCATGTCCCACCGCCTGCAGGATGGAGCTTACGCCCAGGCCCGACCCTGTACATAAAGCCAAGAAGCCAGGCCCCAGTGGGGGCAAGGGACAATGCTAAGGCCCCACTGGGGGCCTGCATGAGATATGGGCACAGCACAAAGGTGCCTTTAccgagggggggaggagcggcTGGATCAGCGGGCAGGTATTTTTCAtgagggatgggagaggggcaGTAGGTGGTACAtgggtgggcagggccagctccaggcaccagcctggcaagcaggtgcttggggcggccgctccagagaggggcagcacgtccaggtattcggtggcaattcggcggacggtccctcactcctgctcggagcgaaggaccacccgccgaattgccgccgcagatcgcgatcgcggctttttttttttggctgcttggggcagccaaaaccctggagccgaccctgatgggggcgggggaggagcacaGCGATGCAATCGGTGGAGGACAAGGCGCAGGGTGCTGAAACTGGTGACCAGtgcggggaggaagggaggatgcAGAAGGATCCGACGCTGGAGTCATGGATGCCGGGGCTGGGAAAGATGGCAGAGGGGCCTGTGAGCATAGTGCTGGGGGATAAAGACGGGGGGCATCCAGAAACCTGTTGTtggggggttggaagggacttgcCCTTCCACTGAACGCATTTCAATAGCAGGCGTGTCACTGTGCTCACTGCATTTTGTGGGCCGCGTCCCCACCCGGCTGTACGCACAGACCCGCCCTCGGCCAGCCCAGCACCGGCGTGCCAGGGACAGTAACATGCaccaagtgtttaaaaaaataaaataaaaaggcggCACATTAAAGCATCTTCATGAACTGTATCACCCAGCGTCAGCGGGCTGCAGGTTCTCAGCAAGTCTGCCTCTGCCCGGGGCCAGCCTTCGAGCCCCTCGCGACTAGATGTGCGCGTTTAGTTTAAGTTCAAGGTGCACAGCGTGTGCGTTTATTCACCATTAACACTCGTTGTCTATACATGGCTCTTGTGATGGCACGTGAGGCCTGGTGGCACCATTGCCCAGTGCCAACTGCCGTGTCTGGGTGTGCCAGCAAGTTCTGCCTCTCGGGCTGACCTGGCGTGTGGGTGCCAGACGTACTGTGCAGAGGCGGTGAGCGGCCGTTGGCATGGGTGTTGTGAGTGTTCGTGCTCCACCTTGGGCTCCGAGTAGCGTCAATTCCTGGGGTCAGGGCACAGGCCCTCCCCTGGGCAGCTGCACTGCACGCTCTGGAGCGGTGCTAGCGCTGGGCAGCAAGGGGGCACTGACATCAGACTGGCACAGCTCAGCTCCCCTCTCGGAAAGCCCCATCTGGCACCATTGCCATACGGCAGGGAGTGGTGCAGCACGTCCCGCTCCACCCACCAGCGATCCACGGTGCTGGGGCCTGCCAGACAGGCACTGTTATCAGAACCTGAGGGCCTCCAGCAGTGCCCAGCGCGTGCCCATGCTTTGCTAGCGACCCACAGGGCCTCCACCCCTCAACACACACGGCTGCATCCCCAGGCATGCCAGCCAAACTCTGCCCCGGGGACGGGAACCCACTGGCTGCCTTCCCCACGGCCTTGGGGGAGGGTAGCTGCCAATCTGAGCTCTTACAGGAGACgggcaaagcacacacacaccccagcccactccccaAGTGCTAACACCATTCACTGGCATTGTCTAGCTGAGAAAGAGCCCAGCTGCTCAGGGTGCCCCCCCAATGAGGCCGGACTGGAAATGCAGTGCCCCACCCCCTCTTGCCCCGCAGCACCGGCCTGGGAAGAGCCCCAGCGCTgctgctctcacacacacacaccccccaatcTGGAAGAACGGGGGGTGATGAGCCCCAGAAGCGGCAGTGCTGGAACCGGGCACACGTGTGGTCAGACGTGAGGGGAGGACAGAACTGCCAGGCAGGGGACAGGACAATGGAGGGGGTGATCTTCTGCAGCAGGGGGCCAGTCTCAGCTCACCCAAGAAGTGCCAGAGTTGGCAACATTAAATGGCTCCACACACCCTGTCCAAAAATGGGCTGGGTTGCGGGGTTcggtttgttgttttaaaacgaCTGCGTCCTAttgcgtgcggggggggggggggctgacctTACTCCTTGCAGTGTTGGGATTGGCCCTACTGCACCACgcaaactcccccctccctccccttgtcGCCTCGCTGTGTCACACCCATCACCCTGCGTGTTAGAACTGGGCCGCCCCAGCTTTGTGTGTGCCCAGCTCACGCTGTGTGTGGACCCGCTGGCCTGCAGGGCACCACCCAACCCAGCACACAGCCACTGTACCCAAGCGAGGGCTTCGGCTGGGaccggagcagggcaggggctgtggtcTCCGCCTAGCTCACATGATGGAGCTGGGCATCAGCTGACCAAGCACCATGTGCTGGAGCCCATAGAAAGGCACATTGAGGGCTGGGTGTAAGACCCTGTGGTGACTGTCCTGCGTGGGGCCCTCGCAGAGCCCTAGGGACTGCCCAGGAAGGGGGCCTTGGGGGGGTCGGAGGGGGGTGCTGCCTGCCAAGCTTGCAGAGGCTGGGCCACTATCACCCAGGGATTTGTGTCATTTTTCAGCTGATCGTGAGCTGTTTATTAAGAAGACGGGTCCTGAGGAAAGGGAATTTTTGCGCTGCGTGGTGCTGGGGCCAGCCGGCTGTGTTGCTTTGGGACGTGCCTTGGTGGTGGTGATACTGAGGAAAGGGTTGGGGACACGAACTGGCAAGATTGGGCATTACTGTTGGCTGCACTGGCTGGCAATTCTGCCCCCGGCCAACCCGAACAGCTGCAATCTGTTTTTGAAGGCGGGGGGCGGGTGCTTTGAGTGTTATGGCTGATAGGGCGTCGGACTGAACTGGGCAAGTGGCTGAGGCGCACCCCAGCTAACGAAGAGTTTGGGGGACGCGTGATGAGCTGGTGGTGCCGCAGGACTCAGACTGCGCCCGCTGCCTGTTATGCCAGTTGCTAACATAGGGGTTCTGCTGGCTCCGTGACTGCAAGCAAGTCTGGAAGGAGCCACCTTTTCCCCCATATATCTTGGGCAGTGCCTAGACCTTCTGCTGGGCTTACCCCTTCCCTTGTCCCCGCCGGATTCGATTAGCGCCGTCTGTCATGGCACAATGCACATATGTCATAGGAAATAGAGCAGCTCCACTGGGAGCGATTgggggccccaccccagaataacCTATAGACACGTAGGGCTCAGACCCAGACTctactccaaatcaggcagagtggagatttgaacctgggtttcccacttCTTAGGTGGGTGCCAGCCAGGAAGTGCtatcggggggaggggcagctcttACTTGCAAGACGGGTTGGCCTGGCTTAGACACCTAACTCGAGGGGAGGGTTCATGATCGAGAACCCCAAATGCATGATGGGGGAGGTGTCTCTCCCACCTGCAGTTAGGGCCTAACTTTCTTTgatgccccacccctttcctccaCATTTCCTAGTGGCTTGCTCGGCTGGCTTCTGTGAACCCCTTTCCAGGCACCTGACTCTCCCTCCTGCATtgtgcagggagccctggtgcCCAACTCAGGGTTGGGAGCTCCCCTAGGCAGCAGAGTATCTAAAAGGCACCTAAATCCCCCTTGTGATACTCAtccttaggagcctaaatcccattgactttgttaGATTTACTCAGAGCTCTGGTGGACAGACTTGAGCTCACGCCGCTTGCGCTACCCCACTCAAAATAGCTGTGTAGCCGTTCAGGGAGGGAGGCAAgttcagagcccgagctccagcccagaccccggtgcccaaacagctatttttagtgtgttagtGCGAGCCCAGGTGTGACGACTTGGACTCGGAGCCTCACTGCCACGGGCTGTGCAGACGCACCCTGCCTGGCAAAGTCGCTTTCCAGAGTCTACCTATGTATCTTTGAGCAACGTTAAGAGTTAATCATAACAGCACTAGTGTAATGGTGTTAAATTCTCTGCAGCGGTTATGAAAAGACGACACAGACAAAGATTTTTGGAAAATCcatatcaaacttttttttattagctATGCAGTATTTGTAAATTTCAAAAGATTTTCTTTGTGAATTCTTCCTAatgaacaaaccaaacaatttgtTTGAGAATAGTTTATTATCCCTTTTGCGGTGATCATTATTTTAAAGTTAGCCTACAGACTACACAGCACACCATCTAAATAATCTTCCCTCATCTGATTAAGACAACAGTAATTCCTTGGATGTATATTTTGCTCTCTTAACTCAAGAATATCCCTAAAGTTTGCAAAAATTCACATTGCCCCCCAGGGAAGCAGAATAGTTGTTCCTGTTTCTCATTGCAAAGTGAAGAGAACGTTTACAGTGACTGCCTGAAATACTGTTCTTTTACAACAGACGTTAAGGAAAACCCTTACGATGAATAAGTCCCAAGGCTGTGTTTCTATGTACCAGGAGATTTTGTACTAGGTCTGTTGCTGTCTGGATcaagaagagaaaatattttggttCAAATATTCAAATtcaggtgcttaaaattaagcgcCCAAATACAGCTTCAGGTGTCTAACATTAGGCAGctaagtttgaaaatgtggcATGTATCTTTCAGAGCGTCAGGATTTTGAGTTGTTAGACCCtgttcctgcttccattgaagtcagtggcaattgGCCTATTGGCATCAGGGTGTCAGAGCAGCACGTATACGTATTTGTGACCTTAAAAATGCTGACACAGCTTGAATTATTCTGTTCAACGTGGTGAATTTTACCAATTCGTGTATCTGCTTCTTCTCCATTCTCACTCCCAGTGTCGAGAAAATGACAGAACATGTCACTCGTTTTTCTGTCTGTCTTGCCCAAAGAGCCAACAGACACACTATCGCCTTTCTTTGACAGTTGCTGCAgaatatggccctgatcctgcaagcagatCCCTGCAGCTTTGCAGAGCCCCCATGAAGTCAGTAGAGGTCTGCATGGAGCTGAATGCCGGATCGGGGCCCCTTTGAGCTACTCTGCATGTGGTTTATGTAAAATTAAACAATCCCCAAGGAAGTAAtctgaaagagagaggaaggcaAAGAGATGGGCCATGGTGAATGATGTCGTTATTTGTAGACCCCAGGAATGAATCAAGGTACTCAGTTGGGAGGCTTTCCTTTGAAAGTTTCATAGAGTTTGAGGCTaaaagagaccattagatcatctagtctgacctccctgaATTTCACAGGCCAGTTAATTTTCACCCAGATACCCCGATATTAAGCCCAAAGACTTGatttagactaaagcatttcagtcctcaggaggctaaactgttgaGACCAAAGTTCCACCAAAGCCCGAGGCTCCCTTCACTGGCAGGGGATTGAGAGATGCCCTTGATTCATTCCAACAGCTGGCCCAGTCCCAGGGAGATCGGACAAAACAGAGAGAAGTAAAGCAGGTTCCCAGTTCCCTACAACAAAACTGTGTCTGACTTAGAAGACACCAAAAAGAAACCATTTTGCTGAAAAATAGATATCTCCAGGCTGATTTTTTCTTCGTTGTCATGGTACCAAGTCCAAAGCAATGTATAGTAGTCTGTACATCAAAGTATACCAGTGTAAGATGAGCAATCATGTAACGACATATGCTTGGATCGTAACTGGGAAGGATGCTCAAGAGGAATTCCTTAAGGCTTAGGGGAAGCTTTGGAGGTTTTATGATGATTTCCATCTCAGCAGAGAGAACCCTTTATGGATCACGTACGTCAAGGTGGCTAAAAATGCAAATACCTACAATGGAAACAGCTGGAGTCAGCTACAGTTAATTGCTAAAGGATATTGTTTGCTTACACTGGATTTGCACTTTTATTTATGTTTGCCCATTCAGCAGTATTCGTATTAACCAGTACAGTACTTGGAGCCCAAAAGCAGTGACTCCATTCCAGAGTTGCtcagggtaagattttcaaagtcacctaagtgatttagaatCCAAGTGCCACTGAAAGTCACTTAGGCTCTGAAGTGCagatgtcacttttgaaaatgggggtCAAGTTCTtgagtcacttaggtgcttttgaattgGTTTCCCTCATCCTCACAATACTAATTGTGAGTATCTCACAATAGGCGGGGTCTCAATCTCCGGTGGCGTCTCACACACTTTTCCCCTTTCTCAAATGGCTGCCATCTGCCATTTCTTTCAATGGGGCtgaaccaggggtgaaagtaacttacaggtactgccggagtcctgagggagGCATGGCCTTAtccggaagaggtggggcctctcaatatttaaaggtcctggggctgtggcagggccTTTAAAacaacccggggctcccagctgcagaggtggctgggagccccggggctcacgtgcaaattaaagggcccagggctccagccgctgctgagctccgggccctttaaatccccactgcAGTTccagctgggatttaaagggctcggggctccccgccAATACATTTTGTTCACCCCTCCACTGTGAAAGCTATTTGACACTTACCACTGCTGCAATGTCTTCCTGGTAAATTTTAAAGTGAGAGGCATTGTCGCTGTTGGTTTGGGCCCCAATGGTGGCAGTGGCTTGTAAAACAGCAGCActcaggtaaaacagagcagccaCTGAATGATAGAAAGCATCCTagaaaacaataataattaacaatcaTTTCCAGGAATGCCATTCaggtcagagagagaaaaaggtacttgaatcaaacacacacactcttccgGCAGCGTGATGAAAGCACACACAGCCCCACACAACTAGTTCATTTAACTTAAGACTCAGGCCAGAGTGGTTTGTGCAAATGTGATTCTGTCCAAGTCTGGCAGGTTGGCAAATAGATTTTGGCAGGAGCTGCACtgtagcccagatcctcaaagatatttaggtgcctaattcccaacGGGCCACTCcgaaagggagttaggtgcctgtatacttttgaggatctgggtctttgCATCTCCACCTGTGATTCCATCTCCACTGATATCAGTGCCTCTTGTACGTGCTATAAGAAGTGTTGCAGGGGCCAACTGGCAGTGGGCAAATGGAAACCCATTTCTGCCACCATATGCTGGAAATTCTGATCTCACTAAGATGGTACTCTTTGttcggtgtttgtacagcacctagcacaggagGGCCTGGCCTGTGACTGgaactcctaggtgctacagtaatacaaacaataagtaAGAGAGCAGACAGGGGGACTCAAGGCAAAATCCCCAATTTTCCACAGGGTTGTGGTATATGGAGGCTGTTCTCCCCCACGTTACGCCTGTGTGGAAGGCCACTCGGAGCAGGCCTCATTGCAAGGGAGCTGAGCTCCCAGTTACCGCAGGCCATGCCCTTCCGCTGAGACAACAAACAATAAAACCACCAATCCCAGTTGTACCACATCTCTGCCACTGTAGCCacgctgcctgccctgggcactgtggtgggggcagcgtgcggagcctccATGGCCGCCCCAGCACCTAAGGGTTGCAGAGACCTGGCGgtcgcttccgggagccacgcggcactagggcaggtagggagcctgccttagccccgggcccccactgcgccgctgaccggacttttaatgaccAGAGCcatcagggtcccttttcgaccgggtgttccagtcaaaaaccagacacctggcaaccctaagtgaAGGCCCAGTGAtcccagggaggagcagagcagttaCATCCCCACCTGGCACTGTCTTGAATGGTACAAGGGCCTGGCGAACATGCTGCTCCGTGTGCCAGGGCCCCCGGAGGGCATGGCCAGTCAGTACGGGGCTatggcaggaggggcagggccccagagcCCAGGAGCCATCTTGTCCTCTTCCACCAATGACTCCTGAGGAGACTGGCTCCACCCTGCTCAGCTCGCCATCATGGAGGACCTCTTCGTCCCACCTCCCAAGACACTGGAGGAATGttccagtggagagggagggagggagggaaatttgGGATTCTTAGATTTTCTAGGGCACTCCTGAACCGTCATGTCTGAgcccctcacaacacccctgagagGGAGGGAAGTAGCTTTCCTGTTTAaacagatggggagactgaggcaaagaGATTTGCCTGAGGTCATTCAGGGAGTCTGTAGCAGACCGAGAAACAGAACTCGGGTCAGGACAGAGCAATAATCGGAATTGCCATCCCATGGGAAGTTCTGATATTtcaactccccctctccccgctgAATTGGGACAAAgatgaaatattgaaattttccccagaacaagttttcaaaacatttcattttggaaacagtGAAAAGTTGCATTTCAGTTTGTTGAATTGACCCCTAAACATTTCACTtcaagtcagttcaacattaaactgcattgcctcatgggagttgtagtttgggcaTCTCAGGCCTCCATTCTCCCCAatgggctgagctccccagccatACTTCATCCTCCATGATGCACCTGAACCCATGTGTCTCACATGGTGTGCGCCATGGGGCTCCGTCAGAGTAGAACCGGTGTTGCACCATGGGAGGTGTGGTCCAGCCAGGGAGATCCGCCCATAAGCGAATGGGGACATGAGCAGTTTGAATTACAGTTCCCATAGGGCAATGGCATCCCCATTGGGAATGCAGTTTAGTGGTGAATTGAcccaaagcaaaaatattttgttttgattttcctgaaagaaaattgaaaagtttcagcaaattcaaaatcatcttgtggaaaattttaattttgcaaaaacTATTTCCCGTGAAAATAATTAACAGAACATTCCCAACCAGCTGTAACTCTGATCTTCCAAGTCCTGTGCCAACATCTAGTGCATAAGAACATCCTTTCCCTGCATGTGGCGCTATAGCTTATCAATGGCTGACATCTCAGAGGGGGCAGAAGGCTCGCCGGAAAGAAAGGGCtttggaggagaagagggaagggaggtACATCAGGAGGGGTGTGGACTACAGTCCCTTCCTGGGGCTATAGTGAAATGCAAAACACAGCTTTGCTAATTGCTCATCAGAACAGATGCAATATGCACAACTGCTGGGCTTCCTGCGCCAGCAGCAACGGAGGCTGCTTATTCTGGATTCAGGGCCTGATAGCAGCTTTTGATAATCCTGCAATGGCACAGTGAGAGGCATATAAACCCAGTCTGccaacacacatgcttaacttcacttGACACcaatgaatagtcccattgattcaaGTACATGCCTAAGTGTTGgctggatcagggccacagtGCTCAGACTGTATGTGTCAGTGAGCTATACAAAGACAAGATCAGCTTACCACTGCGATCCAAGGAGATTTTCCACCAT is a window encoding:
- the MAL gene encoding myelin and lymphocyte protein, whose product is MSSAAAAVSLPTGFSVLSTFPDLLFIPEFVFGGLVWILVASTRVASPLLQGWVMFVSVFCFTFSTLLMCLYFCGAHGGKSPWIAVDAFYHSVAALFYLSAAVLQATATIGAQTNSDNASHFKIYQEDIAAVVFAFLATLTYVIHKGFSLLRWKSS